In Salinibacterium sp. NK8237, the following proteins share a genomic window:
- a CDS encoding metallophosphoesterase codes for MSKRHSTAAAALGAVAAAGVAAFAWGSLVERNAFTVRHETLPILDPSARDITVLHISDLHMAPWQTRKQDWVRELALYEPDLVINTGDNLGHRDGITGIKRAFEPFEGVPGVFVHGSNDYYGPQFKNPLTYFTGPSSGHRPVEHLDTDALNAYFEDRLGWLSLNNHARALELRGSRLELFGTADAHRGWERLDRLPANVEEMRENVGWADDPHGPETVALGVTHAPYRRVLDALVTNGADAIFAGHTHGGQVRVPGVPALVTNCDIPREQASGLSIWHHLRRAAFLNVSAGLGTSIYAPVRFACKPEAVVVTLTAGDIGYS; via the coding sequence ATGAGTAAGCGACATTCCACCGCAGCTGCCGCACTCGGTGCGGTAGCTGCGGCAGGGGTCGCCGCATTCGCTTGGGGCTCGTTGGTGGAACGCAATGCGTTCACCGTTCGACACGAAACCCTTCCCATCCTCGATCCGAGTGCTCGTGATATCACCGTGTTGCACATTTCGGATCTGCACATGGCTCCGTGGCAGACCCGCAAGCAAGACTGGGTTCGCGAGCTAGCCCTCTATGAGCCCGACCTTGTCATCAACACCGGCGACAATCTGGGGCACCGCGACGGCATCACGGGAATCAAACGTGCCTTCGAACCATTCGAAGGCGTCCCCGGTGTCTTTGTGCATGGCTCGAACGACTACTACGGTCCCCAGTTCAAGAATCCGTTGACCTATTTCACCGGCCCGTCATCAGGTCATCGCCCGGTTGAACACCTCGATACGGATGCGCTGAATGCGTATTTCGAGGATCGGCTCGGCTGGCTCTCACTGAACAATCACGCGCGCGCTCTCGAGCTGCGCGGATCGCGCCTAGAACTTTTTGGCACCGCAGATGCGCACCGGGGCTGGGAACGTCTCGATCGGCTGCCAGCCAATGTCGAAGAGATGCGCGAAAATGTGGGGTGGGCGGATGACCCGCACGGGCCTGAAACGGTGGCGCTCGGTGTCACTCACGCGCCCTACCGTCGCGTGCTTGATGCCCTCGTCACTAACGGTGCCGACGCGATCTTTGCTGGGCATACCCACGGAGGTCAGGTTCGGGTTCCTGGCGTGCCTGCACTCGTCACTAACTGCGACATCCCTCGTGAACAAGCGAGCGGTCTCAGCATCTGGCATCACTTGCGTCGAGCGGCCTTCTTGAACGTCAGCGCAGGCCTTGGAACATCGATTTATGCGCCCGTGCGCTTCGCGTGCAAGCCAGAAGCGGTCGTAGTGACTCTCACTGCCGGAGATATCGGCTATTCTTGA
- a CDS encoding transglycosylase domain-containing protein, translating to MSAQKTPRRGIVSAIAGLIGFSVLSGVLVTAMVAPALAVTGITATSTIGIFDGLPDYLEIDQQPERNAIYAQYTGGGNVDGYLQIATIYDQNRQEVAYDEISPYVVDAVVAGEDRRFFDHGGVDLTSLMRAAVGNFVSSGIESGASTLTMQLVKNTYISEAESLESEDERSAAYLAATSQSFDRKLKEMKLAIGLEKRYTKKEILTAYLNIANFGNATYGIQAAAQRYYSVDAKDLNLEQSASLIAIVQEPSVRNLADAENYAANQERRDVILFAMLDVGSIDREQYDEALAIQVDDESVDRSAPNNGCTSAYQYAKWFCDYVVKSVPDFEFLGDTVEERNENWKKGGYSLYTTLDLDAQIPAQQATWKYAPNDETAFQLGSATSTVESGTGRVLVMAENKLFNDTADGGGAESTAVNYNTSYDYGGSSGFQPGSTYKVFTLIEWLIQGNGIYDRLEGTARTMQGSQFYNSCYGSSSEPVNFKNNAGESGIYTVAEGTAESINGIFFSMASQLDQCNIMNVATDLGVERADGEELESYPSSIIGTNDVTPLSMASAYAAIGAEGLWCEPIIIDKAVDASNKDLGGQESNCRQAISASVAATTAFVLTEVLNRGNAAYSDPNDGIPIFGKTGTTDGAVHTWMASGTTRYGTATWVGNISGFQNISQLYYEGVDGYKLRHYITKATDTALNIRYPGSALPEPDSSLLTGSGTEVPDLSLQTLEQAKSVLESLGFEFNDGGEVDSELPEGQVVKTNPVAGTQSAAGATVTVYTSKGNKVEIPDAVGDGKSNDFGTAQGILSSSGFSNVNQSCEEVDPGDPSVGMVTASSPSAGSLEKTSTTVTLTVAQDSPCP from the coding sequence ATGTCTGCCCAAAAAACTCCGCGTCGCGGCATCGTCTCGGCTATTGCCGGATTGATCGGCTTCAGCGTCCTCTCTGGCGTGCTCGTCACCGCCATGGTTGCCCCCGCGCTCGCGGTGACCGGCATCACAGCCACAAGCACCATCGGTATCTTCGATGGCCTCCCCGATTACCTCGAAATCGATCAACAGCCTGAACGCAATGCGATCTACGCCCAGTACACGGGTGGCGGCAACGTCGACGGTTATCTCCAAATCGCCACCATCTACGATCAGAACCGTCAAGAGGTCGCGTACGACGAAATTTCCCCGTACGTCGTAGACGCAGTCGTCGCCGGTGAAGACCGCCGATTCTTCGACCACGGCGGTGTTGACCTCACCTCGCTCATGCGTGCCGCAGTCGGCAACTTCGTTTCGTCGGGAATCGAAAGTGGTGCATCCACTCTGACGATGCAACTCGTCAAGAACACCTATATTTCAGAAGCAGAGTCTCTAGAATCCGAAGATGAGCGCTCGGCGGCGTATCTCGCCGCGACCAGCCAATCGTTCGACCGCAAGCTCAAAGAAATGAAGCTCGCGATTGGCCTTGAGAAGCGATATACGAAAAAAGAGATCCTCACCGCATATCTCAATATCGCGAACTTCGGCAATGCGACTTACGGCATCCAAGCCGCAGCTCAGCGCTATTACAGCGTGGACGCGAAAGACCTGAACCTTGAGCAATCAGCGAGCCTCATCGCGATTGTGCAGGAGCCCAGCGTTCGAAACCTCGCGGACGCGGAGAACTACGCAGCGAACCAAGAACGCCGCGACGTGATTCTTTTCGCGATGCTCGACGTAGGTTCGATTGATCGCGAACAGTATGACGAAGCTCTTGCGATTCAAGTTGACGACGAGTCTGTAGACCGCTCGGCCCCCAACAACGGTTGCACCTCGGCCTACCAGTACGCCAAATGGTTCTGCGACTACGTCGTCAAGAGTGTTCCTGACTTCGAATTCCTCGGCGACACGGTCGAAGAACGCAATGAGAACTGGAAGAAGGGTGGCTACAGCCTCTATACGACGCTAGACCTCGACGCTCAAATCCCCGCACAGCAGGCCACCTGGAAGTACGCGCCGAACGATGAGACCGCATTCCAGCTCGGAAGCGCAACCTCCACCGTGGAGAGCGGCACTGGCCGGGTGCTGGTGATGGCCGAAAACAAGCTCTTCAACGACACGGCCGATGGTGGTGGAGCTGAAAGCACCGCTGTGAACTACAACACGAGTTACGACTACGGCGGCTCTAGCGGGTTCCAACCCGGATCGACGTACAAGGTGTTCACGCTCATCGAGTGGCTTATCCAAGGCAATGGCATCTACGACCGCCTTGAAGGTACAGCCCGCACCATGCAGGGATCGCAGTTCTACAACTCCTGTTACGGGTCATCGTCTGAACCAGTCAACTTCAAGAACAACGCTGGGGAATCAGGTATCTATACGGTTGCCGAAGGCACCGCAGAGTCCATCAACGGAATCTTCTTCTCGATGGCAAGCCAACTTGATCAGTGCAACATCATGAACGTTGCGACTGACCTCGGCGTTGAGCGCGCCGACGGTGAAGAGTTGGAAAGCTACCCCTCATCAATCATCGGTACCAACGATGTAACGCCGCTCAGCATGGCATCTGCCTACGCCGCAATCGGCGCTGAGGGCCTGTGGTGCGAACCCATCATCATCGACAAGGCCGTAGACGCCAGCAATAAAGACCTCGGCGGCCAAGAATCAAACTGCCGTCAAGCCATCTCAGCTTCGGTCGCAGCGACAACAGCATTCGTTCTTACTGAAGTCCTGAACCGCGGTAACGCTGCCTATTCAGACCCGAACGACGGAATTCCGATCTTCGGTAAGACGGGAACGACTGACGGCGCGGTTCACACGTGGATGGCCAGCGGAACAACGCGCTACGGAACAGCAACCTGGGTGGGCAACATCTCCGGGTTCCAAAACATCAGCCAGCTCTACTACGAAGGTGTCGATGGGTACAAATTGCGCCATTACATCACCAAAGCAACAGACACTGCGCTGAATATCCGATACCCCGGTAGCGCGCTTCCTGAGCCAGATTCGAGCCTACTTACCGGTTCTGGCACAGAGGTGCCAGACCTCTCCCTGCAGACTCTTGAGCAGGCGAAATCAGTGCTCGAAAGCCTCGGTTTCGAGTTCAACGATGGCGGGGAGGTTGACTCCGAATTGCCCGAGGGTCAGGTCGTCAAAACCAACCCCGTTGCCGGAACCCAGTCTGCAGCGGGTGCGACCGTCACGGTCTACACCAGCAAGGGCAACAAGGTGGAGATCCCGGATGCGGTAGGAGACGGCAAGTCAAACGACTTCGGGACCGCCCAAGGCATCCTCAGCAGCTCAGGATTCTCGAATGTGAATCAGTCGTGTGAGGAAGTCGATCCGGGCGACCCGAGTGTCGGAATGGTTACGGCCTCTAGTCCGTCTGCTGGATCGCTCGAGAAGACAAGCACTACTGTGACGCTCACTGTGGCGCAAGACAGCCCTTGCCCATGA
- a CDS encoding RidA family protein, giving the protein MSQLDQRLAELGLTVPESSKPLASYLPAMVSGNLVYTSGQLPMVDGALPATGKVGAEVDAAAAQEYAKTCVLNGLAAARGAIGSLDRITRVVKVVGFVASDPSFTGQPGVINGASELLVEIFGEIGKHARSAVGVAVLPLDSPIEVEFVFEFA; this is encoded by the coding sequence ATGTCACAGCTTGATCAGCGGCTCGCAGAACTGGGCCTGACAGTCCCAGAAAGTTCAAAGCCACTTGCCTCCTACTTGCCAGCAATGGTGTCGGGAAACCTTGTGTACACCTCCGGCCAGTTGCCGATGGTTGATGGCGCACTTCCGGCAACCGGCAAAGTCGGTGCCGAAGTGGATGCTGCTGCAGCGCAGGAGTACGCCAAAACGTGTGTTCTCAATGGCCTCGCTGCTGCGAGGGGCGCGATCGGGTCGCTCGACCGCATTACGCGGGTGGTGAAGGTTGTCGGTTTTGTGGCATCCGACCCCAGCTTTACCGGCCAGCCCGGTGTGATCAACGGAGCGTCCGAGCTCTTGGTCGAGATTTTTGGTGAGATCGGCAAGCACGCTCGTAGTGCTGTCGGTGTTGCCGTTTTGCCGCTCGATTCTCCTATAGAGGTCGAGTTCGTGTTCGAGTTCGCGTGA
- a CDS encoding UDP-N-acetylmuramoyl-L-alanyl-D-glutamate--2,6-diaminopimelate ligase → MIEVWQSGQAGENAPLRSLDLGAWDSTLAGVTLQARRLVQDSREAGADDVFVAIGTNASSALPYIDAALAQGAVAVLVDANAAESAHGDERVFAIANLRDVIGTRADAFVEHPSASMAMIGITGTNGKTSTAHLLTQAWQRLGMTSATIGTLGAGITGEPRINMGMTTPQVTSVHHFLDDFYRAGVTNVAMEVSSHALEQRRVDGVTFDIVAFTNFTRDHLDYHGSMEEYAVQKAKIFTLPGIQTALLNLDDAAAENHFHHTVPAGVRAIGMTSHGHAEASVRAENVQLTTEGLEFDLVIEGESHHVSSGLIGRFNVDNLLTCATVLWAQGIEPRAIAEVMAPLEPVLGRMTRIRENDQLPLVVVDAGHTPDAVRQAVTALRDSGHTRIVTVFGATGDRDPGKRPVMARIVEDASDVIVVTDDDVHNEDGDQIVDHIRAGFEHPERVVEIRDRATAIAYAIDAANPDDVVLLQGKGHEPYQIIGNERVPFSDIDTAIRLLKERAK, encoded by the coding sequence GTGATCGAAGTCTGGCAGTCCGGCCAAGCCGGAGAGAATGCGCCACTTCGTTCCCTAGATCTGGGGGCGTGGGATTCGACGCTTGCGGGGGTGACGCTTCAAGCGCGTCGGCTCGTGCAAGACAGTCGAGAGGCTGGCGCGGATGACGTGTTTGTCGCTATTGGCACGAATGCATCATCGGCATTGCCCTATATCGATGCAGCTCTCGCACAGGGAGCTGTCGCTGTGCTCGTAGACGCGAATGCAGCCGAGAGCGCCCACGGTGACGAGCGGGTGTTCGCGATTGCAAACCTTCGCGACGTGATCGGCACCCGAGCGGATGCGTTCGTCGAGCATCCGTCTGCCTCAATGGCAATGATCGGCATTACGGGCACGAACGGTAAAACGTCAACGGCCCACCTATTGACGCAAGCGTGGCAGCGCCTGGGGATGACCTCGGCAACGATTGGCACGCTGGGCGCGGGAATTACAGGCGAGCCCCGCATCAACATGGGCATGACGACTCCGCAAGTGACGTCGGTGCACCATTTCCTGGATGACTTCTACCGTGCCGGAGTGACGAACGTAGCTATGGAGGTCAGCTCTCACGCGCTCGAGCAGCGCCGGGTTGATGGCGTGACCTTCGACATTGTGGCGTTCACGAACTTCACTCGCGATCACCTCGACTATCACGGGTCGATGGAGGAGTACGCGGTGCAGAAGGCAAAGATCTTCACACTGCCCGGCATTCAGACGGCTCTGCTGAATCTGGATGACGCCGCCGCTGAGAATCACTTCCACCACACGGTTCCGGCCGGAGTGCGTGCGATCGGCATGACCTCCCACGGCCACGCCGAAGCGAGCGTTCGCGCCGAAAACGTGCAGCTGACGACCGAGGGTCTCGAGTTCGATCTCGTGATCGAGGGCGAAAGCCATCACGTCTCTAGCGGCCTCATCGGGCGCTTTAACGTGGACAACTTGCTCACGTGCGCGACAGTGCTGTGGGCCCAGGGCATCGAGCCGCGGGCGATCGCCGAGGTAATGGCACCGCTCGAGCCGGTGCTGGGGCGCATGACCCGCATCCGCGAAAACGACCAACTTCCGTTGGTGGTGGTGGATGCTGGCCACACTCCTGATGCAGTGCGTCAGGCAGTCACGGCTCTGCGTGATTCGGGCCACACCCGCATCGTGACCGTCTTTGGTGCAACGGGCGACCGTGATCCGGGCAAGCGCCCGGTGATGGCTCGCATCGTTGAAGACGCCTCGGACGTAATCGTGGTTACCGACGACGATGTGCACAACGAAGATGGCGACCAGATTGTGGACCACATTCGTGCCGGCTTCGAGCACCCGGAGCGGGTGGTGGAGATTCGTGACCGTGCGACAGCCATCGCCTACGCGATTGATGCCGCGAATCCGGATGACGTGGTGCTCTTGCAGGGCAAGGGTCACGAACCGTACCAAATCATCGGCAACGAGCGCGTGCCGTTCAGCGACATCGACACCGCTATTCGCCTGCTCAAGGAGCGCGCAAAGTAG
- the acs gene encoding acetate--CoA ligase codes for MPSNSIDSLLHESRRFAPSEAFSAASEASADLYTSAKEDRVEFWADKAREYVHWHKPFTETLDWSTPPFAKWFADGKLNVAYNCLDRHVLAGNGDRIAIHWEGEPGDSRSITYAELTDEVKRAANAMAALGVGQGDIVAIYMPLVPEAVIAMLATVRLGAAHSVVFGGFSAESLRSRIDDASAKLVVTADGGWRKGKVFPLKAAVDAALANGESSVTNVLVVKRGDNDVEWTEGRDLWWHEQIEAAEPEHEAQGFPAENPLFVLYTSGTTGKPKGILHTSGGYLTQAAFTHKNVFDLKPETDVYWCTADVGWITGHTYVTYGPLANGATQVLYEGTPDSPNPGRWWEIIEKFKVSIFYTAPTAIRSCMKAGRQIPEKYDLSSIRVLGSVGEPINPEAWIWYRDVIGAGTAPIVDTWWQTETGAIMISALPGLTTLKPGSAQVPIPGIKIDILGEDGTRVDPPNGGLLVVSEPWPAMLRGIWGDPERFKETYWSKFPQLEGEQYFAGDGAHVDEDGDIWLLGRVDDVMNVSGHRLSTTEIESALVSNPIVAEAAVVGAADEATGQAVVAFVILKSNQEHAQTAAEASALLRQHVAKEIGAIARPREIFIVAELPKTRSGKIMRRLLQDVAEGREIGDTTTLADTTVMQIISDKLN; via the coding sequence ATGCCTAGTAATTCCATTGACAGTCTTTTGCACGAATCACGCCGTTTTGCCCCGTCAGAGGCCTTTTCTGCGGCTTCTGAGGCAAGCGCCGACCTCTATACCTCAGCCAAAGAAGACCGGGTTGAGTTCTGGGCCGACAAGGCACGCGAATACGTGCACTGGCACAAGCCATTCACAGAAACACTCGATTGGTCTACCCCGCCGTTCGCGAAATGGTTTGCCGACGGTAAACTCAACGTGGCCTACAACTGCCTCGACCGCCACGTGCTCGCCGGAAACGGTGACCGCATCGCGATCCATTGGGAGGGTGAGCCCGGCGACAGCCGCAGCATCACGTACGCCGAGCTGACTGACGAGGTCAAGCGCGCAGCCAACGCGATGGCAGCGCTCGGCGTCGGCCAAGGCGACATCGTTGCCATCTATATGCCTCTCGTTCCCGAAGCAGTGATCGCGATGCTCGCGACTGTGCGCCTCGGCGCCGCCCACTCCGTCGTGTTCGGTGGCTTCAGCGCCGAAAGCCTTCGCAGCCGCATCGACGACGCGAGCGCGAAGCTTGTCGTCACCGCCGACGGTGGCTGGCGCAAGGGCAAGGTCTTCCCGCTCAAGGCTGCAGTGGATGCCGCACTCGCCAACGGGGAATCCAGCGTCACCAATGTGTTGGTCGTCAAGCGCGGCGACAACGATGTCGAGTGGACCGAGGGTCGCGACCTGTGGTGGCACGAGCAGATTGAGGCAGCGGAGCCCGAGCACGAGGCGCAGGGCTTCCCTGCCGAGAACCCGCTCTTTGTGCTTTACACCTCGGGAACAACGGGCAAGCCGAAGGGAATCCTTCACACCAGTGGTGGCTACCTCACGCAGGCTGCATTCACCCATAAGAACGTGTTCGATCTGAAGCCAGAGACCGATGTCTACTGGTGCACGGCCGACGTGGGCTGGATCACTGGTCACACGTATGTGACCTATGGTCCGCTCGCGAACGGTGCGACCCAGGTGCTCTACGAGGGCACGCCCGATAGCCCGAACCCGGGCCGCTGGTGGGAGATCATCGAGAAGTTCAAGGTCAGCATCTTCTACACGGCGCCCACCGCCATCCGTTCCTGCATGAAAGCGGGCCGCCAGATTCCTGAGAAGTACGATCTCAGCTCAATTCGCGTGCTCGGTTCGGTGGGTGAGCCCATCAACCCTGAGGCCTGGATTTGGTACCGCGATGTGATCGGTGCGGGCACGGCGCCCATCGTTGACACTTGGTGGCAGACCGAAACCGGCGCGATCATGATCTCGGCACTGCCGGGGCTCACCACGTTGAAGCCGGGCTCGGCACAGGTTCCCATCCCGGGCATCAAGATCGACATCCTCGGCGAAGACGGCACCCGCGTTGATCCGCCGAACGGTGGACTGTTGGTTGTTTCGGAGCCATGGCCGGCGATGCTTCGTGGCATTTGGGGCGACCCCGAGCGCTTCAAGGAAACTTACTGGTCGAAGTTCCCGCAGCTCGAAGGCGAACAGTACTTCGCCGGTGATGGTGCCCACGTTGACGAAGATGGCGACATTTGGCTGCTCGGCCGCGTGGATGACGTCATGAACGTCTCCGGCCACCGCCTGTCGACCACCGAAATCGAGTCCGCTCTCGTCTCCAACCCGATCGTGGCGGAAGCCGCTGTGGTCGGAGCCGCTGACGAGGCGACCGGTCAGGCTGTTGTCGCGTTCGTGATTCTCAAGTCGAATCAAGAGCACGCCCAGACCGCAGCCGAAGCAAGCGCCCTCTTGCGTCAGCACGTCGCAAAAGAAATCGGGGCGATTGCGCGTCCCCGCGAAATCTTCATCGTCGCCGAGCTACCCAAAACGCGGTCGGGCAAGATCATGCGACGGCTGCTTCAGGATGTTGCGGAGGGTCGCGAAATCGGTGATACCACCACCCTCGCCGACACCACCGTGATGCAGATCATCTCCGACAAGCTCAACTAG
- a CDS encoding MarR family winged helix-turn-helix transcriptional regulator produces the protein MDDEQSEIEAAVSALDSMLCFGLYAAARAMNRRYTTLLEPWGLTYPQYLVLILLWERRESTVSGLAESMMLDLGTTSPLVRRLEGHGFVTRERSASDERRVMVSLTVTGLALREELAHIPGCIAEATGITLPEFTSTLTTLHNITTNLSTAPAAGAHVIERQN, from the coding sequence ATGGATGACGAACAAAGCGAAATCGAGGCAGCCGTATCCGCCCTCGACAGCATGCTGTGCTTCGGTCTTTACGCTGCGGCGAGGGCGATGAACCGTCGGTACACGACGCTCCTGGAGCCATGGGGGCTGACCTACCCACAATATTTGGTGCTCATCCTGCTGTGGGAGCGCCGGGAATCGACCGTGAGCGGGCTCGCGGAAAGCATGATGCTCGACCTCGGAACCACCTCTCCACTAGTGCGGCGGTTAGAAGGCCACGGCTTTGTCACGCGCGAACGATCGGCTTCTGACGAACGGCGCGTAATGGTGTCGCTCACGGTCACCGGGCTCGCGCTCCGCGAAGAACTAGCCCACATTCCCGGCTGCATCGCCGAAGCCACTGGAATTACTCTCCCCGAATTCACCTCGACGCTGACAACGCTTCACAACATCACCACCAACCTCTCCACAGCACCCGCTGCCGGAGCTCATGTCATTGAAAGGCAGAACTAA
- a CDS encoding Ohr family peroxiredoxin, whose product MEALYTAQALSTGAGRNGHVATTSGTVDLDLAVPQSMGGSGNGGNPEELFAAGYAACFHSALQLVARNQKVAIDHSSVGSAVHLLPIDGGGFKLAVDLEVVIPDLDHDQAQALADAAHQICPYSNATRGNIDVTITVTQD is encoded by the coding sequence ATGGAAGCTCTCTACACCGCACAGGCTCTCTCGACGGGCGCTGGCCGCAACGGCCACGTAGCTACGACATCCGGCACCGTTGACCTCGACTTGGCTGTGCCGCAGTCGATGGGTGGATCGGGCAACGGCGGCAACCCCGAAGAGCTGTTCGCCGCCGGTTACGCGGCGTGCTTCCACTCCGCGCTGCAGCTTGTCGCTCGCAACCAGAAGGTCGCCATCGACCACTCCTCTGTGGGCAGTGCTGTGCACCTTCTCCCGATCGACGGCGGAGGATTCAAACTCGCTGTTGACCTTGAGGTCGTCATCCCGGATCTCGACCACGACCAGGCTCAGGCTCTGGCGGATGCCGCCCACCAGATCTGCCCCTACTCCAACGCCACTCGCGGCAACATCGACGTCACCATCACTGTCACGCAGGACTAA
- the hxlA gene encoding 3-hexulose-6-phosphate synthase, translated as MKLQVAMDVLTTEAALTLAGQVAEYVDIIELGTPLIKHEGLSAVRAIKDAHPDKMVFADLKTMDAGELEADIAFSAGADYVTVLGTAGDSTIIGAVKAAKAHKKGIVVDLIGVADKVTRAKEVTALGAVFVEMHAGLDEQAEPGFTFETLLNDGETAKVPFSVAGGINASTIAAVQRAGATVAVAGSSIYSAADPASAAAALKAAIL; from the coding sequence ATGAAACTTCAAGTAGCAATGGATGTACTCACCACCGAAGCCGCCCTCACGCTGGCTGGTCAGGTTGCCGAGTATGTTGACATCATCGAATTGGGCACACCGCTCATCAAGCACGAAGGCCTCAGTGCCGTGCGCGCCATCAAGGATGCTCACCCCGACAAGATGGTCTTCGCCGATCTGAAGACGATGGATGCCGGAGAGCTCGAAGCCGACATCGCATTTTCTGCCGGCGCCGACTACGTCACCGTCTTGGGCACCGCCGGAGACAGCACCATCATCGGTGCCGTGAAGGCGGCGAAAGCCCACAAGAAGGGCATAGTCGTTGACCTCATCGGTGTTGCCGACAAGGTCACTCGCGCGAAGGAGGTCACCGCTCTCGGTGCCGTTTTCGTCGAGATGCATGCAGGACTCGATGAGCAGGCGGAACCCGGATTCACCTTCGAGACGCTGCTCAATGACGGTGAAACCGCGAAGGTTCCGTTCTCGGTCGCTGGAGGCATCAACGCCTCCACGATCGCAGCAGTGCAGCGTGCGGGCGCGACCGTTGCCGTTGCCGGGAGCTCGATCTATAGCGCAGCTGACCCAGCATCAGCCGCAGCAGCTTTGAAGGCCGCAATCCTCTAA
- the hxlB gene encoding 6-phospho-3-hexuloisomerase, which produces MASNDTTTVSSAIELVLAENTRISTAIARDDSEAMRTAIDLLSAAPRVFVLGSGRSGLALRMLAMRLMHLGLTVHVVGEVTTPAIAAGDVLLAASGSGTTAGIIRSATTAVGAGASVIAVTTAADSPLAQLAQVTVIIPAAQKQDHGHTRSAQYSGGLFEQSLLLLGDALFHVMWQESGATAEELWPRHANLE; this is translated from the coding sequence ATGGCCAGCAACGACACCACTACGGTTTCTTCCGCAATCGAACTTGTTCTCGCGGAAAATACCCGCATCAGCACCGCAATCGCTCGCGACGACTCCGAGGCAATGCGAACAGCAATAGACCTCCTCAGCGCCGCACCCCGAGTATTCGTGCTCGGCTCTGGCCGGTCAGGACTAGCACTTCGGATGCTCGCGATGCGCCTCATGCACTTAGGACTCACGGTGCACGTGGTTGGCGAGGTAACCACTCCCGCGATTGCTGCTGGGGACGTTCTTTTGGCAGCAAGCGGCTCGGGAACGACCGCCGGCATCATTCGCTCAGCAACGACTGCTGTTGGTGCCGGTGCCAGCGTGATCGCCGTCACCACGGCAGCGGACTCGCCTCTGGCGCAGCTCGCACAGGTCACCGTGATCATCCCCGCCGCACAGAAACAAGACCACGGGCACACTCGTTCGGCGCAATACTCCGGCGGGTTGTTCGAACAATCCTTGCTGCTGCTTGGCGACGCACTTTTCCACGTGATGTGGCAAGAGTCCGGCGCGACCGCCGAAGAGCTGTGGCCGCGGCACGCCAACCTCGAGTAG